In one window of Haloimpatiens sp. FM7315 DNA:
- a CDS encoding GIY-YIG nuclease family protein — protein sequence MCYVYILKCADSTLYTGWTIDLKKRLNTHLSGKGAKYTRARLPVSLVYYEKCLDKSSALKREYAIKQMTRKKKFDLINSDMNLFWRI from the coding sequence ATGTGTTATGTTTATATTTTAAAGTGTGCAGATAGCACCTTATATACAGGATGGACCATTGATTTAAAGAAAAGATTAAACACTCATTTAAGTGGAAAAGGAGCTAAATATACTAGAGCTAGACTTCCTGTTAGTCTAGTTTATTATGAAAAGTGTTTGGACAAGTCTTCTGCACTTAAAAGAGAGTATGCTATAAAGCAAATGACGAGAAAGAAAAAATTTGATTTAATTAATAGTGATATGAATTTATTTTGGAGGATATAA